Proteins co-encoded in one Littorina saxatilis isolate snail1 unplaced genomic scaffold, US_GU_Lsax_2.0 scaffold_409, whole genome shotgun sequence genomic window:
- the LOC138957803 gene encoding uncharacterized protein: MDVKNSSLYVNFIDYEKAFDSVDRQSLWKLLRHHGVPEKITNIIRNSYEGLTCRVVHGCQLTDAFQVRTGVRQGCLLSPFLFLLVIDWVMKASTAQKQNGIQWTLWTQLDDLDFADDVALLSHTQQQMQEKTSTVANNSARFGLNIHKGKSKVLRTNATANTTPITLDGEALQEVDNFTYLGSIVDKQGGTDVDVRVRIGKARAAFLQLKNVWASADLSINTKLRNFNTTVKSVLLYGAETWRTTVAITRKIQTFINTCLRRILRIRWPDTISNKDLWQRAKQLSVEQDILQRRFRWIGHTLRKTTTSITRQALTWNPQGKRRRGRPRNTWRRDLEAEVKHIGYTWRQLERLAQDPSAWRALVGGLCPGRGQRVHLGSLYLVCVQVEMYKPDLRCLVQAEMYKPDLRCLVQVEMYKPDLRCLVQVEMYKPDLRCLVQVEMYKPDLRCLVQVEMYKPDLRCLVQVEMYKPDLRCLVQVEMYKPDLRCLVQVEMYKPDLKCLVQVEMYKPDLRCLVQVEMYKPDLRSTNAGEYQHCGQQLRSIWPQHPQGEEQVLRTNATANTTPIKLDGEALQEVDNFTYLGSIVDKQGGTDVDVRVRIGKARAAFLQLKNVWASADLSINTKLRIFNTTVKSVLLYGAETWKTTVAITRKIQTFINTCLRRILRIPWPDTISNKDLWQRTKQLSVQQDILQRRFR; the protein is encoded by the exons atggATGTGAAG AACTCGTCTCTTTATGTCAACTTTATTGACTACGAGAAAGCGTTTGATAGCGTTGACCGACAAAGCCTCTGGAAACTGCTGAGACATCATGGAGTGCCGGAAAAGATCACCAACATCATCAGGAACTCATACGAGGGTTTGACCTGCAGAGTAGTCCACGGCTGTCAACTAACAGATGCCTTCCAAGTGAGAACAGGCGTGAGACAAGGATGTCTACTATCGCCTTTCCTGTTCCTACTTGTGATTGACTGGGTGATGAAGGCATCCACAGCCCAGAAGCAGAACGGAATCCAGTGGACACTCTGGACACAGTTAGATGACCTGGACTTTGCAGATGACGTGGCCCTTCTTTCCCACACCCAACAACAAATGCAGGAGAAGACCAGCACCGTGGCCAACAACTCCGCTCGATTTGGCCTCAACATCCACAAGGGGAAGAGCAAGGTCCTTAGGACCAACGCAACAGCCAACACGACCCCCATCACGCTGGATGGTGAAGCACTGCAAGAGGTAGACAATTTCACCTATCTCGGAAGCATTGTCGACAAGCAGGGTGGCACGGACGTTGATGTTAGAGTCCGGATTGGCAAAGCAAGAGCAGCTTTCCTTCAACTGAAGAACGTATGGGCATCAGCAGACCTGAGCATCAACACCAAGCTCAGGAATTTCAACACCACGGTGAAGTCAGTCTTGCTGTATGGAGCCGAAACCTGGAGAACTACAGTTGCCATCACAAGAAAAATCCAGACCTTCATTAACACCTGCCTCAGAAGAATCCTCCGAATTCGCTGGCCTGACACCATCAGCAACAAAGACCTTTGGCAGCGAGCAAAACAGTTATCCGTAGAACAGGACATTCTGCAAAGACGCTTCCGGTGGATTGGCCACACACTCCGCAAGACGACAACCAGCATCACGCGACAGGCCCTCACATGGAACCCGCAGGGCAAGAGGAGACGAGGCCGGCCGAGAAACACCTGGCGTCGTGACTTGGAGGCAGAGGTGAAACACATCGGCTACACCTGGAGACAACTGGAGAGATTGGCCCAGGATCCGAGTGCCTGGCGAGCTCTTGTTGGCGGCCTATGCCCCGGACGGGGTCAAAG AGTGCACCTGGGATCTTTgtatttggtatgtgtccaagtggagatgtacaagccagatctgagatgtttgGTCCAAGCGGAGATGTAcaagccagatctgagatgtttgGTCCAAGTGGAGATGTACAAGCCCGATCTGAGATGTTTGGTGCAAGTGGAGATGTACAAGCCAGATCTTAGATGTTTGGTGCAAGTGGAGATGTAcaagccagatctgagatgtttgGTGCAAGTGGAGATGTAcaagccagatctgagatgtttgGTGCAAGTGGAGATGTAcaagccagatctgagatgtttgGTCCAAGTGGAGATGTAcaagccagatctgagatgtttgGTGCAAGTGGAGATGTACAAGCCAGATCTGAAATGTTTGGTGCAAGTGGAGATGTAcaagccagatctgagatgtttgGTGCAAGTGGAGATGTAcaagccagatctgagat CAACAAATGCAGGAGAATACCAGCACTGTGGCCAACAACTCCGCTCGATTTGGCCTCAACATCCACAAGGGGAAGAGCAAGTCCTTAGGACCAACGCAACAGCCAACACGACCCCCATCAAGCTGGATGGTGAAGCACTGCAAGAGGTAGACAATTTCACCTATCTCGGAAGCATTGTCGACAAGCAGGGTGGCACGGACGTTGATGTTAGAGTCCGGATTGGCAAAGCAAGAGCCGCTTTCCTTCAACTGAAGAACGTATGGGCATCAGCAGACCTGAGCATCAACACCAAGCTCAGGATTTTCAACACCACGGTGAAGTCAGTCTTGCTGTATGGAGCCGAAACCTGGAAAACTACAGTTGCCATCACAAGAAAAATCCAGACCTTTATTAACACCTGCCTCAGAAGAATCCTCCGAATTCCCTGGCCTGACACCATCAGCAACAAAGACCTTTGGCAGCGAACAAAACAGTTATCTGTACAACAGGACATTCTGCAAAGACGCTTCCGGTAG